A portion of the Pan troglodytes isolate AG18354 chromosome 10, NHGRI_mPanTro3-v2.0_pri, whole genome shotgun sequence genome contains these proteins:
- the PAN2 gene encoding PAN2-PAN3 deadenylation complex catalytic subunit PAN2 isoform X14 translates to MMRAITPLQVHVDPAFLRFIPTYTSRLAIISQSGQCQFCEPTGLANPADIFHVNPVGPLLMTFDVSASKQALAFGDSEGCVHLWTDSPEPSFNPYSRETEFALPCLVDSLPPLDWSQDLLPLSLIPVPLTTDTLLSDWPAANSAPAPSIFFFSGPLGIGEWTSVHHNSLSPRTILDCRRAPPVDAEILRTMKKVGFIGYAPNPRTRLRNQIPYRLKESDSEFDSFSQVTESPVGREEEPHLHMVSKKYRKVTIKYSKLGLEDFDFKHYNKTLFAGLEPHIPNAYCNCMIQVLYFLEPVRCLIQNHLCQKEFCLACELGFLFHMLDLSRGDPCQGNNFLRAFRTIPEASALGLILADSDEASGKGNLARLIQRWNRFILTQLHQDMQELEIPQAYRGAGGSSFCSSGDSVIGQLFSCEMENCSLCRCGSETVRASSTLLFTLSYPDDKTGKNYDFAQVLKRSICLDQNTQAWCDTCEKYQPTIQTRNIRHLPDILVINCEVNSSKEADFWRMQAEVAFKMAVKKHGGEISKNKEFALADWKELGSPEGVLVCPSIEELKNVWLPFSIRMKMTKNKGLDVCNWTDGDEMQWGPARAEEEHGVYVYDLMATVVHILDSRTGGSLVAHIKVGETYHQRKEGVTHQQWYLFNDFLIEPIDKHEAVQFDMNWKVPAILYYVKRNLNSRYNLNIKNPIEASVLLAEASLARKQRKTHTTFIPLMLNEMPQIGDLVGLDAEFVTLNEEEAELRSDGTKSTIKPSQMSVARITCVRGQGPNEGIPFIDDYISTQEQVVDYLTQYSGIKPGDLDAKISSKHLTTLKSTYLKLRFLIDIGVKFVGHGLQKDFRVINLMVWQGSFKSLLVPKDQVLDTVYLFHMPRKRMISLRFLAWYFLDLKIQGETHDSIEDARTALQLYRKYLELSKNGTEPESFHKVLKGLYEKGRKMDWKVPEPEGQTSPKNAAVFSSVLAL, encoded by the exons ATGATGCGTGCCATCACACCACTTCAAGTACATGTGGATCCTGCCTTCTTGCGCTTCATTCCTACATATACTTCTCGTCTTGCTATCATCTCTCAGTCAG GGCAGTGCCAATTCTGTGAACCCACAGGCCTGGCCAACCCAGCAGATATCTTTCATGTGAATCCTGTGGGGCCTCTGTTAATGACATTTGATGTGTCAGCCAGCAAGCAGGCTCTGGCCTTTGGGGATTCTGAGGGCTGTGTGCACCTCTGGACTGATTCCCCGGAGCCTTCCTTCAACCCCTACTCCCGTGAGACTGAGTTTGCTTTGCCGTGTCTCGTGGACTCACTGCCTCCTCTGGACTGGAGCCAGGACCTGCTGCCTCTTTCCCTCATCCCTGTCCCACTCACCACTGACACACTTCTCTCTGATTGGCCTGCTGCCAACTctgctccagctcccag tattttctttttctctggaccCTTGGGGATTGGGGAGTGGACCAGTGTACACCACAACTCTTTAAGTCCTAGAACTATACTGGATTGTAGGCGAGCACCACCCGTGGATGCAGAGATTCTGCGCACCATGAAGAAGGTGGGCTTCATTGGCTATGCGCCCAATCCCCGCACCAGGCTGCGCAATCAG ATACCCTACAGACTCAAGGAGTCAGACAGTGAATTTGACAGCTTCAGCCAGGTCACTGAGTCACCAGTAGGACGAGAAGAGGAACCACATCTCCACATGGTTTCTAAGAAATACCGCAAG GTGACCATCAAATATTCCAAGCTAGGGCTGGAGGACTTTGACTTCAAACACTACAATAAGACCTTGTTTGCTGGATTAGAGCCCCACATTCCCAATGCCTACTGTAACTGCATGATCCAG GTGCTCTATTTCCTGGAGCCTGTACGCTGTCTAATTCAAAACCACCTTTGCCAGAAGGAGTTCTGTCTGGCATGTGAGCTGGGCTTCCTGTTTCACATGTTGGACCTCTCTCGTGGTGACCCTTGCCAG GGCAATAATTTTCTTCGGGCATTCCGTACCATTCCTGAGGCCTCAGCCCTCGGTCTAATCCTGGCTGACTCAGATGAGGCCTCAGGCAAGGGCAATCTGGCCAGGCTCATTCAGAGGTGGAATCGCTTCATTCTCACTCAACTGCATCAAGATATGCAGGAGCTGGAAATACCACAGGCTTATCGAGGTGCTGGAGGCAG CAGCTTTTGCTCATCGGGGGACTCTGTTATTGGGCAGCTCTTCAGCTGTGAGATGGAGAACTGCAGCCTCTGCCGCTGTGGCAGTGAGACCGTGCGAGCCTCATCCACCCTGCTTTTCACACTCTCCTACCCTGATG ATAAAACTGGGAAGAACTATGACTTTGCTCAGGTGCTGAAGCGAAGCATCTGCCTGGACCAGAATACACAGGCCTGGTGTGACACCTGTGAAAAGTACCAGCCCACG ATTCAGACCCGCAACATCCGCCATCTGCCAGATATTCTTGTCATCAATTGTGAGGTGAACAGCTCAAAAGAGGCTGATTTCTGGAGAATGCAGGCTGAG GTTGCCTTCAAGATGGCAGTAAAGAAACACGGTGGGGAAATCTCCAAGAACAAGGAATTTGCTTTGGCTGATTG GAAGGAACTAGGGAGTCCAGAGGGTGTGCTGGTGTGTCCCTCCATTGAGGAGTTGAAGAACGTCTGGCTTCCTTTCTCCATTCGCATGAAGATGACCAAAAACAAAGGGCTGGATGTTTGCAATTGGACTGATGGGGATGAGATGCAG TGGGGCCCAGCCAGGGCAGAGGAGGAGCATGGTGTCTATGTGTATGACCTGATGGCTACTGTGGTACACATCCTGGACTCACGCACAGGGGGCAGCCTGGTGGCTCACATCAAAGTTGGAGAGACCTACCACCAGCGCAAGGAG GGCGTTACTCACCAGCAGTGGTATCTGTTCAATGACTTTCTTATTGAACCTATTGATAAG CATGAAGCTGTGCAGTTTGACATGAATTGGAAAGTACCTGCAATCCTTTATTATGTCAAACGGAATCTCAATTCCAGATACAACCTGAACA TCAAGAACCCTATTGAGGCAAGTGTCTTGCTGGCTGAAGCCTCGCTGGCACGGAAGCAGCGGAAAACACATACTACCTTTATTCCACTGATGCTGAATGAGATGCCACAGATTGGGGACCTGGTGGGTCTGGATGCTGAGTTTGTCACCCTTAATGAG GAGGAAGCAGAGTTACGCAGTGATGGTACCAAGTCTACCATTAAACCAAGCCAGATGTCAGTAGCCAGGATTACCTGTGTTCGGGGCCAGGGACCCAATGAGGGTATCCCCTTCATTGATGACTACATCTCTACCCAGGAGCAG GTGGTGGATTACTTGACTCAATACTCGGGTATAAAGCCTGGTGACCTCGATGCCAAAATTTCCTCCAAGCACCTAACAACTCTCAAGTCTACCTACTTAAAGCTTCGTTTTCTCATTGACATTGGAGTCAAGTTTGTGGGTCATGGCCTGCAGAAGGACTTCCGGGTCATCAACCTGATGGTTTGGCAGGGCTCTTTTAAGAGTCTTCTT GTGCCCAAGGACCAAGTCCTTGACACTGTCTACCTGTTCCATATGCCCCGAAAACGAATGATTTCCCTGCGATTCCTTGCTTGGTACTTTCTGG ACCTGAAGATTCAAGGGGAAACCCATGACAGTATTGAGGATGCCCGCACAGCCCTTCAGCTGTACCGAAAGTATCTGGAGCTAAGCAAAAATGGCACTGAGCCTGAGTCTTTCCACAAGGTGCTCAAGGGTCTTTATGAGAAGGGCAGAAAGATGGACTGGAAGGTGCCTGAGCCTGAGGGCCAAACAAGTCCCAAGA ATGCAGCTGTCTTCTCCTCAGTGCTGGCGCTCTGA
- the CNPY2 gene encoding protein canopy homolog 2: protein MKGWGWLALLLGALLGTAWARRSQDLHCGACRALVDELEWEIAQVDPKKTIQMGSFRINPDGSQSVVEVPYARSEAHLTELLEEICDRMKEYGEQIDPSTHRKNYVRVVGRNGESSELDLQGIRIDSDISGTLKFACESIVEEYEDELIEFFSREADNVKDKLCSKRTDLCDHALHISHDEL from the exons ATGAAAGGCTGGGGTTGGCTGGCCCTGCTTCTGGGGGCCCTGCTGGGAACCGCCTGGGCTCGGAGGAGCCAGGATCTCCACTGTGGAG CATGCAGGGCTCTGGTGGATGAACTAGAATGGGAAATTGCCCAGGTGGACCCCAAGAAGACCATTCAGATGGGATCTTTCCGGATCAATCCAGATGGCAGCCAGTCAGTGGTGGAG GTGCCTTATGCCCGCTCAGAGGCCCACCTCACAGAGCTGCTGGAGGAGATATGTGACCGGATGAAGGAGTATGGGGAACAGATTGATCCTTCCACCCATCGCAAGAACTACGTACGTGTAGTGGGCCGGAATGGAGAATCCAGTGAACTGGACCTACAAGGCATCCGAATCGACTCAGATATCAGCGGCACCCTCAAGTTTGCG TGTGAGAGCATTGTGGAGGAATACGAGGATGAACTCATTGAATTCTTTTCCCGAGAGGCTGACAATGTTAAAGACAAACTTTGCAGTAAGCGAACAG ATCTTTGTGACCATGCCCTGCACATATCGCATGATGAGCTATGA